AAGTCCGGGAACTTTATTTCCTGTTGATCTTAAATAAACGACCAATTCACCTCTGTGATGGTACAAATGATTAAAGAGAAAGCCTCTCACTACCTGAATTCTTGGGGATGGAGGAAAGAGAACATTGCCATGCATTTCCATTTTCCATTCATTGAAATAGGTGGATTCATCCGACTCTTCAAGCGCTTTTTGTGCTTTTGCTACATTTTCTTCAAATTTTGCAACAATATTTTCCGTCTTGGAAATATCTCCTTTATCATACTGATAGGTACCCATATCAAAAACATCCTGATTAAAAGTGGAATCATACCAGTTATAAACTTCTGCAATATGAGAAGCCAATTGACCAGTAGTCCAGTTTTTTTCAGATGGCTTCCAATTTAAAGCACTGTCGGGAATTGCTTTTAAAATTTTTCTTGTGTTTTCCGCTTCATGCAGAAATTCACCTAATAAGGCTTGTTTAATCATTTGTATATGTTTTTAAAATTAAGGTTATTTTGTAATATCTCTTCCGATAACCAATCTCTGGATTTCAGAAGTTCCTTCACCAATAGTACAAAGCTTAGAGTCTCTGTAGAACTTCTCAGCCGGGAAATCTTTTGTATATCCATAACCACCAAAGATCTGAACTGCATTATTGGAAATTCTTACACATGCCTCAGAAGCATATAGTTTTGCCATAGCACCTTCCTTAGTCATTTTTTGTTTTGCATTTTTCAGAGTTGAAGCTCTTTGGATAAGAAGTTCAGCAGCATCAATTTCTGTAGCCATGTCAGCAAGCATAAAGTTGATCGCCTGGAATTCAGAGATTGACTTTCCGAACTGATGTCTTTCTTTTGCATATTTCAAAGCAGCTTTATAAGCTCCTCTTGCTGTTCCTAAACTTAATGCAGCGATAGAAATTCTACCACCATCCAATATTTTCATAGCTTGCTTGAAACCTTCACCTACTTCACCTAAACGATGTGAGTCTGGTACACGTACATTATCGAAAATAAGTTCTGCAGTCTCAGAAGCACGCATTCCTAATTTGTTTTCCTTTTTACCGGATGCAAATCCAGGCATCCCATTTTCTAAAACGAAAGCGGTAGAGTTATTTTTAGCTCCTATTTCACCTGTTCTAGTCATTACTACAGCAATA
This genomic interval from Chryseobacterium joostei contains the following:
- a CDS encoding DinB family protein produces the protein MIKQALLGEFLHEAENTRKILKAIPDSALNWKPSEKNWTTGQLASHIAEVYNWYDSTFNQDVFDMGTYQYDKGDISKTENIVAKFEENVAKAQKALEESDESTYFNEWKMEMHGNVLFPPSPRIQVVRGFLFNHLYHHRGELVVYLRSTGNKVPGLYGPTADDKM
- a CDS encoding acyl-CoA dehydrogenase family protein codes for the protein MNTETIDNIKMIAETAREFAEKNIRPNIMEWDESQTFPKDLFHQLGEMGFMGIVVPEQYGGSGLGYHEYVTILDEISQVDPSIGLSVAAHNSLCTNHIYEFGNEEQRNKWLPQLASGKVIGAWGLTEHNTGSDSGGMSTTAVKDGDEWIINGAKNFITHAISGDIAVVMTRTGEIGAKNNSTAFVLENGMPGFASGKKENKLGMRASETAELIFDNVRVPDSHRLGEVGEGFKQAMKILDGGRISIAALSLGTARGAYKAALKYAKERHQFGKSISEFQAINFMLADMATEIDAAELLIQRASTLKNAKQKMTKEGAMAKLYASEACVRISNNAVQIFGGYGYTKDFPAEKFYRDSKLCTIGEGTSEIQRLVIGRDITK